Proteins found in one Cellulomonas palmilytica genomic segment:
- a CDS encoding GTP pyrophosphokinase family protein, with product MPAETHAALQTQVETRLRDLAGRTGVTVDAGEVFARLREVGDEFQRLQMYYQFGIDEVSTKIAILRDEFATMYDYNPIEHVRSRLKSPDSLLSKALRQGVDLTVPAIRASIRDIAGIRITCSFVSDVYWIAQMLSAQPDLTVLTTKDYIANPKPNGYRSLHLIVQVPVFLSRHTEHIPVELQIRTIAMDFWASMEHKLRYKYSADMPAHLRAEIDDAARVAADLDARMSRLRDEVRPDPTDDLTVPTDVTVPTGHVGGVLTDPGTAPRTYVV from the coding sequence GTGCCCGCCGAGACCCACGCCGCGCTGCAGACGCAGGTCGAGACCCGCCTGCGCGACCTCGCGGGCCGAACCGGGGTGACCGTCGACGCGGGCGAGGTCTTCGCCCGCCTGCGGGAGGTGGGCGACGAGTTCCAGCGCCTGCAGATGTACTACCAGTTCGGCATCGACGAGGTCTCGACGAAGATCGCGATCCTGCGCGACGAGTTCGCGACGATGTACGACTACAACCCGATCGAGCACGTCCGCTCGCGCCTGAAGTCGCCCGACAGCCTGCTCAGCAAGGCGCTGCGGCAGGGCGTGGACCTCACGGTCCCCGCGATCCGGGCGAGCATCCGCGACATCGCCGGCATCCGGATCACGTGCTCGTTCGTCTCGGACGTGTACTGGATCGCGCAGATGCTCAGCGCGCAGCCGGACCTCACGGTGCTGACGACGAAGGACTACATCGCGAACCCGAAGCCGAACGGCTACCGGTCGCTGCACCTCATCGTGCAGGTGCCGGTGTTCCTGTCCCGGCACACCGAGCACATCCCCGTCGAGCTGCAGATCCGCACGATCGCGATGGACTTCTGGGCGAGCATGGAGCACAAGCTCCGCTACAAGTACTCCGCGGACATGCCGGCGCACCTGCGCGCCGAGATCGACGACGCGGCGCGTGTCGCGGCGGACCTCGACGCGCGCATGAGCCGCCTGCGCGACGAGGTGCGCCCGGACCCGACCGACGACCTCACGGTCCCCACCGACGTCACGGTGCCCACCGGCCACGTCGGCGGCGTGCTCACCGACCCGGGCACCGCACCCCGCACCTACGTGGTCTGA
- a CDS encoding DUF2278 family protein: MPLDHGYGVLVGTLLSHQRDTPDDQGRWYHVNLRVQAPAGTYRCAIDVDAAGSSVGVQWRTFGVNPTDLGPVAALSPGFHPLASVPTSGAVDLIRHPAFRPRTGCLFVTRPPGWLEALIRLLSNPWTAGDHLAASTALESVLVVGARVLVYGEPFTSGLGVHNIHQNQGDPAGSPWWDENGIWQDGATLVQRDDGGYAVFVSKFSTQASQTDDDGHPV, from the coding sequence ATGCCTCTCGACCACGGCTACGGGGTGCTGGTCGGCACGCTGCTCTCGCACCAGCGGGACACGCCCGACGACCAGGGCCGGTGGTACCACGTGAACCTGCGGGTGCAGGCGCCCGCGGGGACGTACCGGTGCGCGATCGACGTGGACGCCGCGGGCTCGTCGGTGGGCGTGCAGTGGCGCACGTTCGGCGTGAACCCCACGGACCTCGGGCCGGTCGCGGCCCTCTCCCCCGGGTTCCACCCGTTGGCGTCGGTCCCGACGAGCGGCGCGGTCGACCTCATCCGCCACCCCGCGTTCCGACCGCGCACCGGCTGCCTGTTCGTCACGCGACCACCCGGGTGGCTCGAGGCGCTGATCCGGCTGCTGTCGAACCCGTGGACCGCGGGCGACCACCTCGCGGCGTCGACCGCGCTCGAGTCCGTGCTCGTCGTCGGGGCCCGCGTGCTCGTCTACGGCGAGCCGTTCACCAGCGGCCTCGGCGTGCACAACATCCACCAGAACCAGGGCGACCCCGCGGGCTCGCCGTGGTGGGACGAGAACGGGATCTGGCAGGACGGCGCGACGCTGGTGCAGCGCGACGACGGCGGGTACGCGGTGTTCGTCTCGAAGTTCTCCACGCAGGCGTCGCAGACCGACGACGACGGGCACCCGGTCTGA
- a CDS encoding universal stress protein — MITEQRATEDQVAQEQEDQKRATPGPGWLVVGDDRGEASAALWGWVAAQPWPGWRVTAVTARPRADESPGERAKPHAWSPEPPRELPDNHVEHLVAEADPRVVLDGYDDADLVVVGPRGRGLLKRLGLGSTAEWLVSSHRPLTPVLVARGTEPVEHVMVCADGSPDSVDAVRTLARLPLLQGARLTVVGVDTVEGHETDAVTAAAHVLRDAGAGEVRTLLVGAVPMTVTFDVRPTILGMVDKLEPDLVVVGTRGLGGLRRAVLGSTAEAVVHHATCSVLVGRATLRS; from the coding sequence ATGATCACCGAGCAGCGGGCCACCGAGGACCAGGTCGCCCAGGAACAGGAAGACCAGAAGCGCGCGACGCCCGGGCCGGGCTGGCTCGTCGTCGGCGACGACCGCGGCGAGGCGTCGGCGGCGCTGTGGGGCTGGGTCGCGGCGCAGCCGTGGCCGGGCTGGCGGGTGACCGCCGTGACGGCGCGGCCCCGCGCGGACGAGTCACCGGGCGAGCGTGCGAAGCCGCACGCGTGGAGCCCGGAGCCGCCGCGCGAGCTGCCCGACAACCACGTGGAGCACCTCGTCGCGGAGGCGGACCCGCGCGTGGTGCTCGACGGGTACGACGACGCGGACCTCGTGGTCGTGGGGCCGCGCGGGCGCGGGCTGCTCAAGCGGCTGGGGCTGGGCAGCACGGCCGAGTGGCTCGTCTCGTCGCACCGGCCGCTGACGCCCGTGCTCGTCGCGCGCGGGACGGAGCCCGTGGAGCACGTGATGGTGTGCGCGGACGGCTCGCCGGACTCGGTCGACGCGGTCCGCACGCTCGCGCGGCTGCCCCTGCTGCAGGGCGCGCGCTTGACGGTCGTCGGTGTCGACACGGTGGAGGGCCACGAGACCGACGCGGTGACCGCGGCGGCGCACGTGCTGCGCGACGCGGGTGCGGGCGAGGTCCGCACGCTGCTCGTCGGCGCGGTGCCGATGACGGTCACGTTCGACGTGCGCCCGACGATCCTCGGCATGGTCGACAAGCTCGAGCCGGACCTCGTCGTCGTCGGGACGCGGGGCCTGGGCGGGCTGCGCCGGGCGGTGCTCGGCTCGACCGCGGAGGCCGTGGTGCACCACGCGACGTGCTCGGTGCTGGTGGGGCGCGCGACGCTGCGCTCCTGA
- a CDS encoding amidohydrolase family protein: MIVDTHAHVWDPARVHYPWLRPGMGPLLGTFGYPDLAAHLDDEHELESCDRGEHVRAVLVQAADDPRDVEVMADVAADEPRVAGLVVWAPVDRPELVEGEVERAGVIAADAGTRVVGVRTMQHRHEGGAWLARPETDAGLAVLDGLGLAYECLVTTPEGLAQLPAVAERHPGLRLVVDHLGSPPLGDPDGLARWRELLAPLAEHPAVVAKLSGLFPRGVPAREYADSVREVVDVALELFGPRRLMLGSAWPVSLVHGGPALACLAVDAALQAALDGDELLEVRAGTASDVYGLATVSS; encoded by the coding sequence GTGATCGTCGACACGCACGCCCACGTGTGGGACCCGGCCCGGGTCCACTACCCGTGGCTGCGGCCGGGCATGGGCCCGCTGCTCGGCACGTTCGGCTACCCGGACCTGGCCGCGCACCTGGACGACGAGCACGAGCTCGAGTCGTGCGACCGCGGCGAGCACGTGCGCGCGGTCCTCGTGCAGGCCGCCGACGACCCGCGCGACGTCGAGGTCATGGCGGACGTCGCCGCCGACGAGCCGCGCGTCGCCGGGCTCGTGGTGTGGGCGCCGGTCGACCGACCCGAGCTCGTCGAGGGCGAGGTCGAGCGGGCCGGCGTGATCGCCGCGGACGCCGGCACGCGCGTCGTCGGCGTGCGGACCATGCAGCACCGGCACGAGGGCGGGGCGTGGCTCGCGCGCCCCGAGACCGACGCCGGCCTCGCCGTGCTCGACGGTCTCGGGCTCGCCTACGAGTGCCTGGTGACGACGCCCGAGGGGCTCGCGCAGCTGCCCGCGGTCGCCGAACGGCACCCGGGCCTTCGGCTCGTCGTCGACCACCTCGGCAGCCCGCCCCTCGGCGACCCCGACGGCCTCGCGCGGTGGCGCGAGCTGCTCGCACCCCTCGCGGAGCACCCCGCGGTCGTCGCCAAGCTGTCCGGCCTCTTCCCGCGCGGCGTGCCCGCCCGCGAGTACGCCGACTCGGTGCGCGAGGTCGTCGACGTCGCGCTCGAGCTGTTCGGGCCGCGCCGGCTCATGCTCGGCTCGGCGTGGCCCGTCTCGCTCGTGCACGGCGGACCCGCGCTCGCGTGCCTCGCCGTGGACGCGGCCCTGCAGGCCGCGCTCGACGGCGACGAGCTGCTCGAGGTCCGCGCCGGGACGGCGTCGGACGTCTACGGCCTCGCGACCGTCTCGAGCTAG
- a CDS encoding YtxH domain-containing protein has protein sequence MSGRIGTFVVGVGFGYLLATRKGRDLLGKAGEKAGEAWRHPKVQGVVKDVEEQALDFAKQQGVALKDKAVDAARSATGRSHDEPSVVVEPETPYSI, from the coding sequence GTGAGCGGGAGGATCGGCACGTTCGTCGTCGGCGTCGGCTTCGGGTACCTGCTGGCGACGCGCAAGGGTCGCGACCTGCTGGGCAAGGCGGGCGAGAAGGCCGGTGAGGCCTGGCGGCACCCGAAGGTCCAGGGTGTGGTGAAGGACGTCGAGGAGCAGGCGCTCGACTTCGCGAAGCAGCAGGGTGTCGCGCTCAAGGACAAGGCGGTCGACGCGGCGCGGTCCGCGACGGGCCGCTCGCACGACGAGCCGTCGGTCGTCGTCGAGCCGGAGACGCCCTACAGCATCTAG
- a CDS encoding MFS transporter has product MRSLVVDTTPLKISPDFRRLWLGLSVANLGTQLTVVAVGLQVYGITGSTLSVGVLGMFALVPLVVFGLYGGAIVDHYDRRKVALVASVVSWVAIMVLAVQGWAGNEHVGLLYGLTAVQSGANAVNSPARSAIIPRLLEPRLMPAANALQTIGFQVALTVGPLLGAVLASVDYGLAYTVDAVLFTFALGAVFRLPPVLPEPSENRRERVGIASVVDGLRYLGTQPDVRMTFLVDLCAMVLAMPRVVFPAVGIWYLGGGETTTGILTAALAVGAVTSGLLSGGLARVRWQGRVITWAITGWGASIVAFGLVLVVVGRDRPENVLWGALAIACLTLVAAGASDEVSAIFRQTILQTATPDDMRGRLQGVFIVVVAGGPRLGDVVIGSLSSAVGEGWAVVIGGLLCVAALWVLVRTQRTFWRYDARGVMSVPA; this is encoded by the coding sequence GTGAGGTCTCTCGTCGTCGACACGACGCCCCTGAAGATCAGTCCCGACTTCCGGCGTCTTTGGCTGGGGCTGTCGGTGGCGAACCTGGGGACGCAGCTGACGGTCGTCGCAGTCGGGCTGCAGGTGTACGGGATCACGGGCTCGACGCTGTCGGTCGGCGTGCTGGGGATGTTCGCGCTGGTGCCGCTGGTCGTGTTCGGGCTGTACGGCGGCGCGATCGTCGACCACTACGACCGGCGCAAGGTGGCGCTGGTCGCGTCGGTGGTGTCGTGGGTGGCGATCATGGTGCTCGCGGTGCAGGGCTGGGCGGGCAACGAGCACGTGGGGCTGCTGTACGGGCTGACGGCGGTGCAGTCGGGCGCGAACGCGGTGAACTCGCCGGCGCGGTCGGCGATCATCCCGCGGTTGCTGGAGCCGCGGCTGATGCCGGCCGCGAACGCGTTGCAGACCATCGGGTTCCAGGTGGCGTTGACGGTGGGGCCGCTGCTGGGGGCGGTGCTCGCGTCGGTCGACTACGGGTTGGCGTACACGGTGGACGCGGTGCTGTTCACGTTCGCGCTGGGGGCGGTGTTCCGGCTGCCCCCGGTGCTGCCGGAGCCGTCGGAGAACCGGCGGGAGCGTGTCGGGATCGCGTCGGTGGTCGACGGGTTGCGGTACCTCGGCACGCAGCCGGACGTGCGCATGACGTTCCTGGTGGACCTGTGCGCGATGGTCCTGGCGATGCCGCGCGTGGTGTTCCCCGCGGTGGGCATCTGGTATTTGGGCGGCGGTGAGACGACGACCGGCATCCTGACGGCGGCGCTCGCGGTGGGGGCGGTGACGTCGGGTCTGCTGTCGGGCGGGTTGGCGCGCGTGCGGTGGCAGGGTCGCGTGATCACGTGGGCGATCACGGGGTGGGGTGCGTCGATCGTCGCGTTCGGGCTGGTGCTCGTCGTCGTCGGGCGGGACCGTCCGGAGAACGTGCTGTGGGGTGCGCTGGCGATCGCGTGCCTGACGCTCGTCGCGGCGGGTGCGTCCGACGAGGTGAGCGCGATCTTCCGGCAGACGATCCTGCAGACCGCGACGCCCGACGACATGCGCGGGCGGCTGCAGGGCGTGTTCATCGTGGTGGTCGCGGGCGGCCCGCGCCTGGGGGACGTGGTGATCGGGTCGCTGTCGTCCGCGGTGGGCGAGGGGTGGGCCGTCGTCATCGGCGGGCTGCTGTGCGTGGCGGCGCTGTGGGTGCTGGTGCGCACGCAGCGCACGTTCTGGCGGTACGACGCGCGTGGGGTCATGTCCGTCCCCGCGTGA
- a CDS encoding response regulator, whose amino-acid sequence MPDVTRPDVTRPDVTRVVVVDDQPTIRLGLRMILDHEPDLEVVGEAADGAAALDVVRAARPDVVLLDIRMPGTDGVEATRLIRADPALADVRVVVLTTFDDEEYVTGALRAGAHAFLLKDAEPAALVDAVHRVRAGGQVLDPKVTGVVVEQWLAAGSTGAAPAGTGAAATFVGTLTQRERDVLLAVARGGTNQDVADALGVGEATVKAHVHALLRKLGCTTRTQLVVVAYESGLVTVGG is encoded by the coding sequence ATGCCTGACGTGACCCGGCCCGACGTGACCCGGCCCGACGTGACCCGGGTGGTCGTCGTCGACGACCAGCCCACCATCCGCCTGGGGCTGCGGATGATCCTCGACCACGAGCCGGACCTCGAGGTCGTCGGCGAGGCCGCCGACGGCGCCGCCGCGCTCGACGTCGTGCGCGCCGCACGGCCGGACGTGGTGCTGCTCGACATCCGCATGCCGGGCACCGACGGCGTCGAGGCGACCCGCCTCATCCGCGCAGACCCCGCGCTGGCGGACGTGCGCGTCGTCGTGCTGACGACGTTCGACGACGAGGAGTACGTGACCGGTGCGCTGCGCGCCGGCGCGCACGCGTTCCTGCTCAAGGACGCCGAGCCCGCCGCGCTCGTCGACGCCGTGCACCGCGTGCGCGCCGGAGGTCAGGTGCTCGACCCGAAGGTGACCGGGGTGGTCGTCGAGCAGTGGCTCGCGGCCGGGTCCACCGGGGCCGCGCCCGCGGGCACCGGGGCGGCCGCGACGTTCGTCGGGACCCTGACGCAGCGCGAGCGGGACGTGCTGCTCGCCGTCGCGCGCGGCGGGACCAACCAGGACGTCGCCGACGCGCTCGGCGTCGGCGAGGCGACCGTGAAGGCGCACGTGCACGCGCTGCTGCGCAAGCTCGGCTGCACGACCCGCACGCAGCTCGTCGTCGTCGCGTACGAGTCCGGGCTGGTGACGGTCGGCGGCTGA
- a CDS encoding histidine kinase, producing the protein MSADDRAVAPARASGRAPRRGTRPRDARATRRDVRREDLLVAAGVGALWSVGLVVASRWDYWIPASSAAWWCAGLGLVAALAVRRWAARAGFWLVTVGYVVSYTFVLDGGRMPSFLHVVPLLVTTYAVTRAGAEPPLLAALVVGTLGVALQAGVANAAWGLSVWDWHPVVDLSAAVQLVALVVAAALLGAMVHRLARTSASLAERNAQLVALQEVRANEAVAAERTRIARELHDVVAHHVSAIVVRAQAADRVADAQPDAPREAVRWIAPAGKEALDAMRSVVRVLRAADDESAPYAPTAGLDALPGVLARVREAGLDVRATLPNPLPACAPQVGLAVVRVAQEALTNVLVHSAATHATVTLVRTATDVVLEVTDPGPPRPPTPGTGLGGSGLLHMRERAAAAGATVIAGAVTGGGWRVRLVVPLDRLPEDPARLAPRREAADA; encoded by the coding sequence ATGTCCGCCGACGACCGTGCTGTCGCGCCCGCGCGCGCGTCCGGTCGCGCACCCCGGCGCGGCACCCGGCCGCGGGACGCGCGGGCCACGCGGCGAGACGTGCGGCGCGAGGACCTGCTCGTCGCGGCAGGGGTGGGTGCGCTGTGGTCGGTCGGGCTGGTCGTCGCGAGCCGGTGGGACTACTGGATCCCGGCGTCGTCGGCGGCATGGTGGTGCGCGGGGCTCGGGCTGGTCGCGGCGCTCGCGGTGCGGCGGTGGGCTGCGCGGGCCGGGTTCTGGCTCGTGACGGTCGGGTACGTGGTCTCGTACACGTTCGTGCTGGACGGCGGGCGGATGCCGTCGTTCCTGCACGTGGTCCCGCTGCTCGTGACCACGTACGCCGTGACGCGGGCGGGTGCGGAGCCGCCGCTGCTCGCGGCGCTCGTCGTCGGGACCCTCGGTGTGGCGCTGCAGGCGGGTGTCGCGAACGCCGCGTGGGGTCTGTCGGTGTGGGACTGGCACCCCGTGGTCGACCTGTCGGCCGCGGTGCAGCTCGTGGCGCTCGTCGTCGCGGCCGCGTTGCTCGGCGCGATGGTGCACCGGTTGGCCCGCACGTCCGCGTCGCTCGCGGAGCGCAACGCGCAGCTCGTCGCGCTGCAGGAGGTCCGCGCGAACGAGGCGGTCGCCGCGGAGCGCACGCGCATCGCGCGCGAGCTGCACGACGTGGTGGCGCACCACGTGTCGGCGATCGTCGTGCGCGCGCAGGCCGCGGACCGCGTCGCGGACGCGCAGCCCGACGCGCCGCGCGAGGCCGTGCGGTGGATCGCACCCGCGGGCAAGGAGGCGCTCGACGCGATGCGGTCGGTGGTGCGCGTGCTGCGTGCCGCCGACGACGAGAGCGCGCCGTACGCCCCGACCGCGGGTCTCGACGCGCTGCCCGGGGTGCTCGCGCGCGTCCGCGAGGCGGGCCTGGACGTGCGCGCGACGCTGCCCAACCCGCTACCGGCCTGTGCGCCGCAGGTCGGGCTCGCGGTGGTGCGCGTCGCGCAGGAGGCGCTGACGAACGTGCTCGTGCACTCCGCCGCGACGCACGCCACCGTGACGCTGGTGCGCACCGCGACGGACGTGGTCCTGGAGGTCACCGACCCCGGTCCCCCGCGCCCGCCCACGCCCGGGACGGGCCTCGGCGGCAGCGGCCTGCTGCACATGCGCGAGCGCGCCGCCGCGGCCGGCGCCACCGTGATCGCGGGTGCCGTCACGGGCGGCGGGTGGCGCGTGCGGCTCGTCGTCCCCCTGGACCGTCTGCCCGAGGACCCGGCGCGGCTCGCGCCCCGACGAGAGGCCGCCGATGCCTGA
- a CDS encoding M15 family metallopeptidase yields the protein MTTSTGPQWPTTPAAEHGTPPEPRTARSGHAAWGEVVPGPLAASVAQEGARRRRRRGTVLVVVLAVVTWFGVRWAEEAFAGSQGDPSTAPGVVVGAAGDDEAGGAGDAPAPPPTSDDDDPADEPDTGTPDTGTPDDTAIQAVVDELTAVGIDEDLARRYARADAAAAREGVAMHITSGRRTAAEQRALFDDAVARYGSVHEAQRWVLPADRSAHVAGTAVDVGGTEAALWLGEHGQEFGLCRVYANEIWHFEAMPDGADRCPDLLPDSSSGW from the coding sequence ATGACGACGAGCACCGGGCCGCAGTGGCCCACCACCCCGGCGGCCGAGCACGGCACGCCACCTGAGCCGAGGACCGCGCGCTCGGGTCACGCCGCCTGGGGCGAGGTCGTGCCGGGGCCGCTCGCGGCGTCCGTCGCGCAGGAGGGAGCGCGGCGCAGGCGTCGCCGCGGCACGGTGCTCGTCGTCGTCCTGGCGGTCGTCACGTGGTTCGGCGTGCGCTGGGCGGAGGAGGCGTTCGCCGGGTCGCAGGGGGATCCGTCGACCGCGCCCGGGGTCGTGGTGGGTGCGGCCGGGGACGACGAGGCGGGCGGGGCGGGCGACGCGCCGGCCCCGCCGCCGACGTCGGACGACGACGACCCGGCCGACGAGCCGGACACCGGCACCCCGGACACCGGCACCCCGGACGACACCGCGATCCAGGCGGTCGTCGACGAGCTCACCGCCGTCGGCATCGACGAGGACCTCGCCCGCCGCTACGCCCGCGCGGACGCCGCCGCGGCGCGTGAGGGCGTCGCGATGCACATCACCTCGGGCCGACGCACCGCGGCCGAGCAGCGGGCGCTGTTCGACGACGCGGTGGCGCGGTACGGCTCGGTGCACGAGGCGCAGCGCTGGGTGCTGCCCGCCGACAGGTCCGCGCACGTCGCGGGCACCGCGGTCGACGTGGGCGGCACCGAGGCGGCGCTGTGGCTCGGCGAGCACGGGCAGGAGTTCGGGCTGTGCCGCGTGTACGCCAACGAGATCTGGCACTTCGAGGCCATGCCCGACGGCGCGGACCGCTGCCCGGACCTCCTGCCCGACTCCTCGTCGGGCTGGTGA
- a CDS encoding VOC family protein has product MTLFVHSTFLPADDPDASLAFYRDVLGFEVRNDVGQGSMRWITIGSPEQPDVSIVLHPPAVDPGLTDDERRTIVELMAKGSYASLILATRDLAATFEKLSAAGAEITQEPTDQPWGLRDAAVRDPAGNHLRINQL; this is encoded by the coding sequence ATGACCCTCTTCGTGCACTCCACGTTCCTTCCCGCCGACGACCCCGACGCCTCGCTCGCGTTCTACCGCGACGTGCTGGGCTTCGAGGTCCGCAACGACGTCGGCCAGGGGTCGATGCGGTGGATCACCATCGGCTCCCCCGAGCAGCCCGACGTGTCGATCGTGCTGCACCCGCCGGCCGTCGACCCGGGCCTGACCGACGACGAGCGCCGCACGATCGTCGAGCTCATGGCGAAGGGCTCGTACGCGAGCCTGATCCTCGCGACGCGCGACCTGGCCGCCACGTTCGAGAAGCTCTCGGCCGCCGGTGCGGAGATCACGCAGGAGCCCACCGACCAGCCGTGGGGGCTGCGCGACGCGGCCGTGCGCGACCCCGCAGGCAACCACCTGCGCATCAACCAGCTCTGA
- a CDS encoding helix-turn-helix transcriptional regulator: MTPSTDPRLRELAQLRRVRDRIDREYAQPLDVDALARGINVSSGHLSRTFRAAYGESPYSYLMTRRIERAMHLLRLGGLSVTDVCFAVGCQSLGTFSTRFSELVGMSPSEYRRRAAADEHGVPAGIPSCQARQVLRPVRRSTRGAAGESAQEAVRNREAAAAPLS; this comes from the coding sequence GTGACGCCGTCGACCGACCCGCGCCTGCGCGAGCTCGCGCAGCTGCGCCGCGTGCGGGACCGGATCGACCGGGAGTACGCGCAGCCGCTCGACGTCGACGCGCTCGCGCGCGGCATCAACGTCTCGTCGGGGCACCTGAGCCGCACGTTCCGCGCCGCGTACGGCGAGTCGCCGTACAGCTACCTCATGACGCGGCGCATCGAGCGGGCGATGCACCTGCTGCGCCTGGGCGGGCTGAGCGTGACGGACGTGTGCTTCGCGGTCGGGTGCCAGTCGCTCGGGACGTTCTCGACGCGGTTCTCCGAGCTCGTCGGGATGTCGCCCAGCGAGTACCGGCGGCGGGCCGCGGCCGACGAGCACGGCGTGCCCGCGGGCATCCCGAGCTGCCAGGCGCGCCAGGTGCTGCGGCCCGTGCGGCGCTCGACCCGAGGTGCGGCCGGGGAGTCGGCCCAGGAAGCGGTCAGGAATCGAGAAGCAGCGGCGGCGCCGCTCTCCTAG
- a CDS encoding MFS transporter, with protein MVGIGIVLAVSAIYDSYALAGRVSAVLVVTSALTAPLIARLVDRHGQARVMFPTLVISGAGLSALVAALQLEAPEPVLYVTAVVAGVTGQFGSLVRARWSHLIKRDADAMHTAYSLESALDEVVFIVGPAAATLLATNVAPTAGIVVPLVSAVLGGTWFLLQKRTEPPPTPHHADAAGGSLVRLPGMLVLVVVFLALGAIFGATDVSTVAFAEEAGRKSAAGFILAVFAAGSLVSGLLYGARRWAQPLWARFGVGMVALAIGVSLFVLVSSLWMLAVVMFVTGFAIAPTLINGNGLVQEIVPRTRLTEGLTWVGTSLGVGVSIGSSIAGTRIDADGSHGGFLVVVVAGVAALVATVSALRPLRAGHRNRLADELAAGHRDDAPVRDTLEP; from the coding sequence ATGGTGGGGATCGGCATCGTGCTCGCGGTCTCCGCGATCTACGACTCGTACGCGCTCGCGGGCCGGGTGTCGGCGGTCCTCGTCGTCACGTCCGCGCTGACCGCGCCGCTCATCGCGCGGCTGGTCGACCGGCACGGCCAGGCGCGCGTCATGTTCCCGACGCTCGTGATCAGCGGCGCGGGGCTGAGCGCGCTCGTCGCCGCGCTGCAGCTCGAGGCGCCCGAGCCGGTGCTGTACGTGACCGCGGTCGTCGCGGGCGTGACCGGGCAGTTCGGGTCGCTCGTGCGCGCGCGCTGGTCCCATCTCATCAAGCGCGACGCGGACGCCATGCACACCGCGTACTCGTTGGAGTCCGCCCTCGACGAGGTCGTGTTCATCGTCGGCCCGGCCGCCGCCACGCTGCTCGCGACGAACGTGGCGCCCACCGCCGGCATCGTCGTGCCGCTGGTGTCCGCGGTGCTCGGCGGGACGTGGTTCCTGCTGCAGAAGCGCACCGAGCCGCCGCCGACGCCGCACCACGCGGACGCGGCCGGCGGGTCGCTCGTGCGGCTGCCGGGGATGCTCGTGCTCGTCGTCGTGTTCCTCGCGCTCGGCGCGATCTTCGGCGCGACCGACGTCTCGACCGTCGCGTTCGCCGAGGAGGCCGGCCGCAAGTCCGCGGCGGGCTTCATCCTCGCGGTGTTCGCGGCCGGGTCGCTCGTGTCCGGGCTGCTGTACGGCGCGCGGCGCTGGGCACAGCCGCTGTGGGCGCGGTTCGGCGTCGGGATGGTCGCGCTCGCGATCGGGGTGTCGCTGTTCGTGCTGGTGAGCTCGCTGTGGATGCTCGCGGTGGTCATGTTCGTCACCGGGTTCGCGATCGCGCCGACGCTCATCAACGGCAACGGGCTCGTGCAGGAGATCGTGCCGCGCACGCGTCTGACCGAGGGGCTGACGTGGGTCGGGACGTCGCTCGGCGTCGGGGTGTCCATCGGGTCGTCGATCGCGGGCACGCGGATCGACGCGGACGGCTCGCACGGCGGGTTCCTCGTCGTGGTCGTCGCGGGCGTCGCCGCGCTCGTCGCGACGGTGTCCGCGCTGCGTCCGCTGCGCGCCGGGCACCGCAACCGCCTGGCCGACGAGCTCGCGGCGGGCCATCGCGACGACGCCCCCGTCCGGGACACACTGGAGCCGTGA